Proteins encoded together in one Microbacterium sp. zg-Y625 window:
- the pip gene encoding prolyl aminopeptidase: MSHTHLDGILYPPIEPYETGELLVGEGNRVYWEQSGNPQGKPVVFLHGGPGGGTAPWHRRFFDPEVYRIVLFDQRGCGRSTPHAAAPEADLRHNTTWHLVADIDLLRRTLGIDRWMVFGGSWGSTLALAYAEAHPHTVSELVLRGIFTLRAHELEWFYEGGASALFPDLWEQFIAPIPVLERARMIEAYHRRLSDPDPAVHGPAGLAWTRWEASTVTLLPDEELVASMSDPASATAFARIENHYFLNRGWLREGQLIADVGAIRHIPGVIVQGRYDVCTPMMTAWDLHRAWPEAEFVMVPDAGHSAAEPGIAAALRAATDRFAAGDGFAAGDVGGE; this comes from the coding sequence GTGAGCCACACGCACCTCGACGGCATCCTCTACCCGCCCATCGAGCCGTACGAGACCGGCGAGCTGCTCGTCGGCGAGGGCAACCGCGTGTACTGGGAGCAGTCCGGCAACCCACAGGGCAAGCCCGTCGTGTTCCTCCACGGCGGGCCCGGCGGCGGAACGGCGCCCTGGCATCGGCGGTTCTTCGACCCAGAGGTCTACCGCATCGTGCTGTTCGACCAGCGCGGATGCGGACGCTCCACGCCGCACGCCGCTGCCCCCGAGGCCGACCTCCGCCACAACACCACGTGGCACCTCGTCGCCGACATCGATCTGCTGCGCCGCACCCTCGGCATCGACCGGTGGATGGTCTTCGGCGGATCGTGGGGCAGCACCCTCGCGCTGGCGTACGCCGAGGCCCACCCGCACACCGTCAGCGAGCTGGTGCTGCGCGGCATCTTCACGCTGCGCGCCCATGAGCTGGAGTGGTTCTACGAAGGCGGGGCATCGGCGCTCTTCCCCGACCTGTGGGAGCAGTTCATCGCCCCGATCCCCGTGCTCGAGCGCGCGCGCATGATCGAGGCGTACCACCGGCGGCTGTCGGACCCCGACCCGGCCGTGCACGGCCCGGCAGGGCTCGCGTGGACTCGGTGGGAGGCGTCGACGGTCACGCTGCTGCCCGACGAAGAGCTCGTGGCATCCATGTCGGATCCCGCTTCGGCGACGGCGTTCGCGCGCATCGAGAACCACTATTTCCTCAACCGAGGGTGGTTGCGCGAGGGGCAGCTGATCGCCGATGTCGGTGCGATCCGCCACATCCCCGGCGTCATCGTTCAGGGCCGTTACGACGTGTGCACGCCCATGATGACCGCGTGGGACCTGCACCGGGCGTGGCCCGAGGCCGAGTTCGTGATGGTGCCGGATGCCGGGCATTCGGCCGCCGAGCCCGGGATCGCCGCCGCGCTCCGCGCCGCGACCGACCGGTTCGCCGCGGGTGACGGGTTCGCCGCGGGTGACGTCGGGGGCGAGTAG
- a CDS encoding aldehyde dehydrogenase family protein — MASAESPARDADPGLPEGDRARLDAAIDDLRTGSTLWGKLTLPQRRTLLRRIRAAVVAVAEEWADVASTSKGLEPGHPLRGEEWLSGPYAALVALDAYTDTLGALARGASPLDDLRVDEAPGGRVRVHVLPTAPIDRLLLSGYTGEVWLQPGVTAAEAARTAGLGQLPGADAGGVGLVLGAGNVTAIPFLDVLYELLAFNRVALLKVNPTQDDLVPVYERALAPLIGAGMLRIVRGAGDVGAYLTTHPGIDHVHITGSITTFEAIVWGSGEDAAQRRETGVPRLTTPITAELGGVSPIIVVPGEWSEADLRFQAEHVVTMRLYNSGHNCIAGQVVLLSADWPQREAFLAALREAYDAAPARPVWYPGAQAGVDDAASAHPGSQRMGDGSRVLIEAAATDAAPVQTTEYFAPVLGVVELPGLGQDFVDAAVAHANTELTGTLGANVIVDPVTQAALGDAFEQAIAELRYGTVAINAWTALGFLTPTCSWGAYPGGTLADAPSGIGVVHNARLLDRVERSVVRGPFRPFPRSVAPANLAAGGRPSVLPKPPWFVSARTGAAVSEGLTRFRMDGNPVRLSATLLQAFGA, encoded by the coding sequence GTGGCATCCGCTGAGTCCCCCGCCCGCGACGCCGATCCGGGCCTGCCCGAGGGGGACCGCGCGCGCCTGGATGCCGCCATCGACGACCTGCGCACCGGCTCCACGCTCTGGGGAAAGCTGACGCTGCCCCAGCGGCGCACGCTGCTGCGGCGCATCCGCGCGGCAGTCGTCGCCGTCGCGGAGGAATGGGCCGACGTCGCCTCGACGTCCAAGGGCCTCGAGCCCGGGCATCCACTGCGGGGCGAGGAGTGGCTCTCGGGCCCGTACGCGGCGCTCGTCGCGCTGGACGCGTACACCGACACCCTCGGCGCGCTCGCGCGCGGGGCAAGCCCCCTCGACGACCTGCGGGTCGACGAAGCGCCCGGCGGCCGGGTGCGCGTGCACGTGCTGCCGACCGCACCCATCGACCGCCTGCTGCTGTCGGGGTACACCGGCGAAGTGTGGCTGCAGCCCGGAGTGACCGCGGCCGAGGCCGCCCGAACGGCGGGCCTCGGACAGCTGCCCGGGGCCGACGCGGGCGGTGTCGGCCTCGTGCTCGGCGCCGGCAACGTCACGGCCATCCCGTTCCTCGACGTGCTGTACGAGCTGCTCGCGTTCAACCGCGTCGCGCTGCTGAAGGTCAACCCCACGCAGGACGACCTGGTGCCCGTCTACGAGCGGGCACTCGCCCCGCTGATCGGTGCCGGAATGCTGCGCATCGTGCGCGGCGCCGGCGACGTCGGCGCGTACCTGACGACGCATCCCGGCATCGACCACGTGCACATCACCGGGTCGATCACGACGTTCGAGGCGATCGTGTGGGGCTCCGGCGAGGATGCCGCCCAGCGTCGCGAGACCGGTGTACCGCGTCTGACGACACCCATCACCGCAGAGCTGGGCGGGGTCTCGCCCATCATCGTCGTGCCGGGCGAATGGTCCGAAGCGGACCTGCGCTTCCAGGCCGAGCACGTCGTGACCATGCGGCTCTACAACAGCGGGCACAACTGCATCGCCGGCCAGGTGGTGCTGCTCAGCGCGGACTGGCCGCAGCGCGAGGCGTTCCTCGCGGCGCTGCGAGAGGCATACGACGCCGCTCCCGCCCGGCCCGTCTGGTACCCCGGCGCGCAGGCGGGGGTGGACGACGCGGCATCCGCCCATCCCGGCTCCCAGCGCATGGGCGACGGCTCGCGGGTGCTGATCGAGGCGGCGGCGACGGATGCCGCGCCCGTGCAGACCACCGAGTACTTCGCCCCGGTGCTGGGCGTCGTGGAGCTTCCCGGCCTCGGGCAGGACTTCGTCGACGCGGCGGTCGCGCACGCCAACACCGAGCTCACCGGCACGCTCGGCGCGAACGTGATCGTCGACCCGGTGACGCAAGCGGCCCTGGGGGACGCGTTCGAGCAGGCCATCGCCGAGCTGCGGTACGGCACCGTTGCGATCAATGCCTGGACGGCGCTCGGGTTCCTCACCCCCACGTGCTCGTGGGGGGCCTACCCCGGCGGGACCCTCGCCGATGCCCCCAGCGGCATCGGCGTCGTGCACAACGCTCGGCTGCTCGACCGGGTGGAGCGGAGCGTCGTGCGCGGGCCCTTCCGGCCCTTCCCGCGCTCGGTCGCACCGGCGAACCTCGCCGCGGGCGGGCGGCCCTCGGTGCTGCCGAAGCCGCCGTGGTTCGTGTCGGCCCGCACCGGCGCCGCGGTGAGCGAGGGGCTCACACGGTTCCGCATGGACGGCAACCCCGTGCGCCTGTCGGCGACCCTGCTGCAGGCCTTCGGGGCGTAG
- a CDS encoding glutaredoxin family protein, with protein sequence MTDKPATITMFGADWCRDCRRTKAQLDVLGVDYEYIDLEADPAAADVAREISGRTNIPVVVYPDATHHVEPADIDVEAKLRELSLI encoded by the coding sequence ATGACCGACAAGCCCGCCACCATCACGATGTTCGGCGCCGACTGGTGCCGCGACTGCCGTCGCACGAAGGCCCAGCTCGACGTCCTCGGCGTGGACTACGAGTACATCGACCTCGAGGCCGACCCCGCAGCGGCCGACGTCGCGCGCGAGATCTCCGGGCGCACGAACATCCCGGTCGTGGTGTACCCCGACGCCACACACCACGTCGAGCCCGCCGACATCGACGTCGAGGCCAAGCTGCGCGAGCTGTCCCTGATCTGA